From Pseudostreptobacillus hongkongensis:
ACTTCAAGAATTAGATCTAAAACAATTAGAAAAAGAATTAGAAGATGAAATAGATGGAGAAACATCTAACCAAAAGAGAAAAAAATCTGTTAAAAGATTGAAAATAGTTAGAGATTTCTTAATTTCTGGAAATAAACCTGAATGGTTAATTTTAACTGTACTTCCAGTAATGCCAGCAGATTTAAGACCTTTAGTTCAATTAGATGGTGGAAGATTTGCTACTTCAGATTTAAATGATTTATATAGAAGAGTAATAAATAGAAATATTCGTCTACAAAAATTAATTGAATCAAATGCACCAGAAATAATGATTAGAAATGAAAAAAGAATGCTTCAAGAAGCAGTAGATGCTCTTATTGATAATGGAAGACGTGGGAAACCAGTTCTTACACAAACAAATAGAGAATTAAAATCATTATCTAACATGTTAAAAGGTAAACAAGGAAGATTTAGACAAAACTTACTTGGGAAACGTGTGGATTATTCAGGAAGATCTGTTATAGTAGTTGGTCCTAATTTAAAAATTAATCAATGTGGATTACCAAAGAAAATGGCTCTTGAATTATATAAACCTTTCTTAATGAGAGAATTAGTTAAAAGAAGCTTAGCAACTAATATTAAGGTTGCAAAGAAAATGGTAGAAGAAGAAAATGAAGAAGTTTGGGAATTAATAGAAGAAATTATTAAAAATCACCCGGTATTACTTAACCGTGCCCCAACTTTACATAGATTATCTATACAAGCATTTGAACCTACATTAATAGAAGGAAAAGCTATTAGATTACATCCATTAGTATGTTCAGCATTCAATGCCGATTTCGATGGAGACCAAATGGCTGTACACTTAGTGTTATCACCTGAAGCTCAAGCAGAAGCAAAACTATTAATGTTAGCTACAAATAATATAATTGCGCCATCAAGTGGAAAACCTATAGCAGTTCCATCTCAAGATATGGTTATGGGTTGTTACTATATGACTAAAGAAAGAGAAGGAGAAATCGGAGAAGGTAAATCATTCTCAACTATAGATCAATTAATTACAGCTTATCAAAATAAGACTGTTGGAACACATGCTTTAATTAGTGTGAGACTTGATAATGGTGAAATAATTAGAACAACTCCAGGAAGAATAATGTTTAATTTAATGCTTCCTGAAGAAATAAGAAATTATTCTATAACTTATGGTAAAGGAGAATTAGGAAAATTAATTGCTACTTTATACGATAATTATGGATTTGAAAAAACTTGTGTATTAATAGATAAAATTAAAGAATTTGGATATCACTATGCAACACTTGCTGGAATAAGTGTTGGAATAGAAGATTTACAAATTCCACCAACTAAAAAAGCTATATTAGAACAAGCTGAAAAAGATGTAGAAGCTATAGAAAATTCATATAAAGCTGGAGAAATCATTAATGATGAAAGATATAGAAGAATAGTTCAAGTTTGGCATAAAGCTACAGATGATGTAACTAATGCGATGATGAACAATCTAGATCAATTCAACCCAGTATATATGATGGCCAATTCTGGAGCCCGTGGATCTGTTGCACAAATGCGTCAATTAGGTGGAATGCGTGGAATGATGGCAAATACTAAAGGGGAAATTATAGAAATACCTATTAAAGCAAACTTTAGAGAAGGTCTAAACGTATTAGAATTCTTTATGTCATCACACGGAGCAAGAAAAGGATTAGCAGATACTGCCTTAAGAACTGCCGATTCAGGATACTTAACTAGAAGACTAGTTGATATATCTCATGAATTAATAATCAATAAAGAAGATTGTGGAAATGTTCATGATGGAATAGAAGTTACAGACCTTATATATGAAGGTAAAGTTATAGAAAAATTAGAAGATAGAATTTATGGAAGAAATTTAGCTGAAGATTTATATGATAATGATGGTAACTTGATAGCAACAGCAAACACGTTAATAAATAAAGAAGTTCTTGCTAAGATCAAAGATGCAAATATATCTATGGTTAAAATGCGTAGTCCATTAACTTGTAAATTAGAAAAAGGAGTATGTAAAAAATGTTATGGTATAGATTTATCTAACCATAAAGAAGTACTACTTGGAGAAGCAGTAGGAGTTATTGCAGCACAATCTATAGGAGAACCTGGTACTCAGCTTACAATGCGTACTTTCCATACAGGAGGGGTAGCAACTGGAGAAGATGTTAAATCTAATGAAAGAGCTGAAACATCAGGAACTGTTAAACTTGAAAATATAGAAACATATACTTATCCTGATGGAAAAGAAGTAGTAGTTTCACCAGCTGGTAAAGCAATATTAGGTAAATATCGTATTGAAGTACCTTCTGGATCAATGTTAAGAGTTAAAAATGGTCAAAAAGTTAAAAAAGGAGATATCATAGTTGATATAGATCCATATCAAACACCTGTAATATCAACTGTTTCTGGACGTATAGAATTTAGAGATATCTATGTTAAAGAAAATGTTGACGTTAAGTATGGAGTTACAGAAAGACTTGCAATTAAACCTATAGAAAGTACTCAAGTTAAACCTAGAGTATTAGTATTTGATAAAAAAGGTAAGAAAATTAAAGAATATGAAATCTCTTATGGATCATATTTAATGTTTAAAGAAGGAGATCAAATAAATCCAGGGGATATAATATCTAAATTACCTAAATCTGGAGGTAAGAATAAGGATATTACTGGAGGATTGACTCGTGTTCAAGAATTATTTGAAGCAAGAAATCTTAAAGGTAAAGCTATACTTTCAAATACTACAGGAAGAATACTTTATTCAGATAAAATGAAAAAAGGTATGAGAGTTGTAAGTATAGTAGATGAAAATGATAATAAATTATTAGAAGAATATACAATACCTGCTGGAGAACACTTAGTTGTAGGTAATGAAACATTAGTTAAAGCAGGAGATAAAATAACTGAAGGTCCAATATCACCACATGATGTTTTAAGAATAAAAGGAGCAGTTGAAGCACAACAATTCATACTTGAATCAGTTCAAGGGGTTTATAGAAGCCAAGGTGTTACAGTTAATGATAAACATATAGAAATAATAGTTAAACAAATGTTCCAAAAAGTTAG
This genomic window contains:
- the rpoC gene encoding DNA-directed RNA polymerase subunit beta', encoding MSIRDFDSIQIKLASPEKILEWSFGEVTKSETINYRTLKPEPDGLFCEKIFGPTKDYECSCGKHKKMKDKGTVCEKCKVMITTSKVRRERMGHIKLATPIAHIWYSKGTPNKMSLLLGISTKDLESVLYFSRYIVIDGGNTDYKKYSIIREQQYRNVLEMGNIGTFRAKMGAEGILELLQELDLKQLEKELEDEIDGETSNQKRKKSVKRLKIVRDFLISGNKPEWLILTVLPVMPADLRPLVQLDGGRFATSDLNDLYRRVINRNIRLQKLIESNAPEIMIRNEKRMLQEAVDALIDNGRRGKPVLTQTNRELKSLSNMLKGKQGRFRQNLLGKRVDYSGRSVIVVGPNLKINQCGLPKKMALELYKPFLMRELVKRSLATNIKVAKKMVEEENEEVWELIEEIIKNHPVLLNRAPTLHRLSIQAFEPTLIEGKAIRLHPLVCSAFNADFDGDQMAVHLVLSPEAQAEAKLLMLATNNIIAPSSGKPIAVPSQDMVMGCYYMTKEREGEIGEGKSFSTIDQLITAYQNKTVGTHALISVRLDNGEIIRTTPGRIMFNLMLPEEIRNYSITYGKGELGKLIATLYDNYGFEKTCVLIDKIKEFGYHYATLAGISVGIEDLQIPPTKKAILEQAEKDVEAIENSYKAGEIINDERYRRIVQVWHKATDDVTNAMMNNLDQFNPVYMMANSGARGSVAQMRQLGGMRGMMANTKGEIIEIPIKANFREGLNVLEFFMSSHGARKGLADTALRTADSGYLTRRLVDISHELIINKEDCGNVHDGIEVTDLIYEGKVIEKLEDRIYGRNLAEDLYDNDGNLIATANTLINKEVLAKIKDANISMVKMRSPLTCKLEKGVCKKCYGIDLSNHKEVLLGEAVGVIAAQSIGEPGTQLTMRTFHTGGVATGEDVKSNERAETSGTVKLENIETYTYPDGKEVVVSPAGKAILGKYRIEVPSGSMLRVKNGQKVKKGDIIVDIDPYQTPVISTVSGRIEFRDIYVKENVDVKYGVTERLAIKPIESTQVKPRVLVFDKKGKKIKEYEISYGSYLMFKEGDQINPGDIISKLPKSGGKNKDITGGLTRVQELFEARNLKGKAILSNTTGRILYSDKMKKGMRVVSIVDENDNKLLEEYTIPAGEHLVVGNETLVKAGDKITEGPISPHDVLRIKGAVEAQQFILESVQGVYRSQGVTVNDKHIEIIVKQMFQKVRIKESGDSLFLEDELVDKKTIESENNKLVNKGKKPAIYEPVIQGITKAAVNTESFISASSFQETTKVLANAAVEGKVDKLEGLKENVIIGKKIPGGTGFKKYKELEVDLGEPEVITDIIIEE